A single region of the Brachypodium distachyon strain Bd21 chromosome 3, Brachypodium_distachyon_v3.0, whole genome shotgun sequence genome encodes:
- the LOC100843359 gene encoding fatty-acid-binding protein 2 isoform X2 — protein sequence MKPDWSIFSKLDHNGGYLPKFQIDSPISHDMGLGLISQVGTLVESSFQHPRHLCSTGSGAVQEAFSCFHKVAGALYFCLSRASNPKIFHRLSAIAGSGSRACRSQIKQVTSCMQHLAGLQFGSQGREEHAIQMLLARLANATVGRLWNEAEERHACNILMLAAATVIPPFENISPKMLIDSMTLGKDGGQIREQVDQLYLDERRPGCACVAVPRTILAEDATEPKTGIKFPTLLEDNSNPTAEVLVGMGFRSMKIMRVKNLNLYAFGLYIQPDSICNKLGPKYASVPVAELKDHPDFYEDLLRENIHMTVRLVVSYNGLSIGAVRDAFEKSLCFRLQKMNPHTDYHCLKTFGSYFSEDIRIPVGTKIDFRQTSDGQLITEIDGKQIGAVQSRDLCRAFFDMYIGDPPVSVETKQDIAQNVGGLIRRC from the exons ATGAAACCTGATTGGTCAATTTTCTCCAAGCTTGATCATAATGGAGGATACCTGCCCAAGTTCCAGATAGATTCTCCAATATCCCATGATATGGGGTTAGGGTTGATATCACAAGTGGGAACATTAGTTGAGAGTTCCTTTCAGCATCCAAGACATCTATGTTCTACAGGAAGTGGTGCAGTTCAGGAAGCATTCAGCTGCTTCCACAAAGTTGCTGGAGCTCTCTATTTCTGTCTTTCTAGAGCATCAAATCCCAAGATTTTCCATAGGTTGTCTGCTATTGCTGGCTCTGGTTCAAGAGCCTGTCGGTCACAGATAAAACAAGTGACCTCTTGCATGCAGCATTTGGCTGGATTGCAGTTTGGTTCTCAAGGAAGAGAAGAGCATGCTATACAGATGCTTTTAGCCAGGCTTGCAAATGCAACGGTTGGGCGACTGTGGAATGAGGCGGAGGAACGCCATGCCTGTAACATTCTTATGTTAGCTGCTGCTACTGTAATACCACCATTTGAAAACAT ATCGCCAAAGATGCTCATAGATTCAATGACTTTGGGAAAAGATGGTGGCCAAATCAGAGAACAAGTAGATCAGCTTTATTTGGACGAAAGGCGCCCAGGTTGTGCTTGTGTTGCTGTGCCAAGAACAATATTGGCAGAAGATGCAACAGAACCAAAAACTGGAATCAAGTTCCCTACTCTTCTTGAGGACAATTCCAATCCAACTGCAGAG GTGCTTGTAGGGATGGGTTTTAGAAGCATGAAGATAATGAGGGTCAAAAATCTTAATCTCTATGCCTTTGGTCTAT ATATACAGCCAGATTCTATTTGCAATAAGCTGGGTCCGAAGTATGCTTCTGTTCCGGTTGCTGAGCTGAAGGATCACCCTGATTTCTATGAAGATCTTCTGAG GGAAAATATTCACATGACAGTCAGGCTAGTTGTTAGCTACAATGGCCTTAGCATTGGCGCAGTGAGAGA TGCATTTGAGAAGTCTCTTTGCTTCCGGCTGCAAAAG ATGAATCCTCATACTGATTATCATTGCTTGAAGACATTTGGCTCTTACTTCAGCGAAGACATCCGAATACCTGTG GGTACGAAGATCGACTTCCGTCAAACCTCTGATGGCCAGCTTATAACTGAAA TTGATGGCAAACAAATTGGTGCTGTCCAGAGCAGAGATCTTTGCA GGGCTTTCTTCGATATGTATATTGGTGACCCGCCGGTTTCAGTGGAGACCAAACAAGACATTGCTCAGAATGTGGGTGGACTCATCAGGAGATGCTAG
- the LOC100843359 gene encoding fatty-acid-binding protein 2 isoform X1 yields the protein MVNALGFLGEVRLAGVSRSDGNFLLINSPAWFEDSWSNILTRGFTMKPDWSIFSKLDHNGGYLPKFQIDSPISHDMGLGLISQVGTLVESSFQHPRHLCSTGSGAVQEAFSCFHKVAGALYFCLSRASNPKIFHRLSAIAGSGSRACRSQIKQVTSCMQHLAGLQFGSQGREEHAIQMLLARLANATVGRLWNEAEERHACNILMLAAATVIPPFENISPKMLIDSMTLGKDGGQIREQVDQLYLDERRPGCACVAVPRTILAEDATEPKTGIKFPTLLEDNSNPTAEVLVGMGFRSMKIMRVKNLNLYAFGLYIQPDSICNKLGPKYASVPVAELKDHPDFYEDLLRENIHMTVRLVVSYNGLSIGAVRDAFEKSLCFRLQKMNPHTDYHCLKTFGSYFSEDIRIPVGTKIDFRQTSDGQLITEIDGKQIGAVQSRDLCRAFFDMYIGDPPVSVETKQDIAQNVGGLIRRC from the exons ATGGTCAATGCCTTGGGTTTTCTGGGGGAAGTTCGGCTGGCTGGTGTTTCGAG ATCAGATGGAAATTTCCTGTTGATAAACTCCCCGGCTTGGTTTGAAGACTCCTGGAGTAACATTTTAACACGTGGTTTCACTATGAAACCTGATTGGTCAATTTTCTCCAAGCTTGATCATAATGGAGGATACCTGCCCAAGTTCCAGATAGATTCTCCAATATCCCATGATATGGGGTTAGGGTTGATATCACAAGTGGGAACATTAGTTGAGAGTTCCTTTCAGCATCCAAGACATCTATGTTCTACAGGAAGTGGTGCAGTTCAGGAAGCATTCAGCTGCTTCCACAAAGTTGCTGGAGCTCTCTATTTCTGTCTTTCTAGAGCATCAAATCCCAAGATTTTCCATAGGTTGTCTGCTATTGCTGGCTCTGGTTCAAGAGCCTGTCGGTCACAGATAAAACAAGTGACCTCTTGCATGCAGCATTTGGCTGGATTGCAGTTTGGTTCTCAAGGAAGAGAAGAGCATGCTATACAGATGCTTTTAGCCAGGCTTGCAAATGCAACGGTTGGGCGACTGTGGAATGAGGCGGAGGAACGCCATGCCTGTAACATTCTTATGTTAGCTGCTGCTACTGTAATACCACCATTTGAAAACAT ATCGCCAAAGATGCTCATAGATTCAATGACTTTGGGAAAAGATGGTGGCCAAATCAGAGAACAAGTAGATCAGCTTTATTTGGACGAAAGGCGCCCAGGTTGTGCTTGTGTTGCTGTGCCAAGAACAATATTGGCAGAAGATGCAACAGAACCAAAAACTGGAATCAAGTTCCCTACTCTTCTTGAGGACAATTCCAATCCAACTGCAGAG GTGCTTGTAGGGATGGGTTTTAGAAGCATGAAGATAATGAGGGTCAAAAATCTTAATCTCTATGCCTTTGGTCTAT ATATACAGCCAGATTCTATTTGCAATAAGCTGGGTCCGAAGTATGCTTCTGTTCCGGTTGCTGAGCTGAAGGATCACCCTGATTTCTATGAAGATCTTCTGAG GGAAAATATTCACATGACAGTCAGGCTAGTTGTTAGCTACAATGGCCTTAGCATTGGCGCAGTGAGAGA TGCATTTGAGAAGTCTCTTTGCTTCCGGCTGCAAAAG ATGAATCCTCATACTGATTATCATTGCTTGAAGACATTTGGCTCTTACTTCAGCGAAGACATCCGAATACCTGTG GGTACGAAGATCGACTTCCGTCAAACCTCTGATGGCCAGCTTATAACTGAAA TTGATGGCAAACAAATTGGTGCTGTCCAGAGCAGAGATCTTTGCA GGGCTTTCTTCGATATGTATATTGGTGACCCGCCGGTTTCAGTGGAGACCAAACAAGACATTGCTCAGAATGTGGGTGGACTCATCAGGAGATGCTAG
- the LOC100838698 gene encoding endoglucanase 8 codes for MFTGFSFDKAAAGAAVSFNYKDALSKSIMFLEAQRSGKLPPNNRIKWRGDSGMEDGKLAHVDLTGGYYDAGDNVKYGLPLAFTVTTLAWTALAFKPELQAAGELNNVHAAIRWGTDYFLKCAAKKNHMYVQVGDPNLDHQCWVRPENMNTPRTLYEIDDKTPGTEIAAETAAALAASSLVFRDTDKGYSRRLLNKAKLLYQFGRSHMKTYDGECPFYCSYSGYNDELLWAATWLYMATKRQAYADFISHEAISSSVAEFSWDLKYPGAQVLLADLNMTANGGLQSFKTQADNFVCAVLPDTPFHQVFITPGGMIHLRDGANTQYVTGTAFLFVVYSDILLRSGQQVMCGSQPIPPARLKEFAKQQIDYLLGANPRGRSYVVGFGVNPPTQPHHRGASTPVLKPGTVVNCGMSFGDWFAPDRPNPNELTGAIMGGPDGNDEFVDKRNASSCTEPCTYINSLSIGPLAALAVRGNDLVASQ; via the exons ATGTTCACTGGATTTTCGTTTGATAAG gccgccgccggcgccgccgtgtcGTTCAACTACAAGGACGCGCTGAGCAAGTCCATCATGTTCCTGGAGGCGCAGCGCTCCGGCAAGCTGCCGCCCAACAACCGAATCAAATGGCGCGGCGACTCCGGCATGGAGGACGGCAAGCTCGCCCAT GTGGACCTGACGGGCGGGTACTACGACGCCGGTGACAACGTGAAGTACGGGCTGCCGCTGGCGTTCACGGTGACGACGCTGGCGTGGACGGCGCTGGCGTTCAAGCcggagctgcaggcggcgggggAGCTGAACAACGTGCACGCGGCCATCCGGTGGGGCACCGACTACTTCCTCAAGTGCGCCGCCAAGAAGAACCACATGTACGTCCAGGTGGGCGACCCCAACCTCGACCACCAGTGCTGGGTCCGCCCCGAGAACATGAACACCCCGCGCACCCTCTACGAGATCGACGACAAGACCCCCGGCACCGAGATCGCCGCCGAGACCGCCGCCGcactcgccgcctcctccctcgtcTTCCGCGACACCGACAAGGGCTactcccgccgcctcctcaaCAAGGCCAAGCTC CTGTACCAGTTCGGGCGGAGCCACATGAAGACCTACGACGGCGAGTGCCCCTTCTACTGCTCCTACTCCGGCTACAAC GACGAGCTGCTGTGGGCGGCGACGTGGCTATACATGGCGACGAAGCGGCAAGCATACGCGGACTTCATCAGCCACGAGGCCATCTCTTCCAGCGTGGCCGAGTTCAGCTGGGACCTAAAATACCCAGGCGCGCAAGTCCTCCTCGCGGACCTCAACATGACAGCCAACGGCGGGCTCCAGAGCTTCAAAACCCAAGCCGACAACTTTGTCTGCGCCGTGCTCCCGGACACCCCGTTCCACCAGGTCTTcatcaccccgggcggcatgATCCACCTCCGGGACGGCGCCAACACCCAGTACGTCACCGGAACGGCCTTCCTCTTCGTCGTCTACAGCGACATCCTCCTCCGGTCCGGGCAGCAGGTCATGTGCGGCAGCCAGCCGATCCCGCCGGCCCGGCTCAAGGAGTTCGCCAAGCAGCAGATTGACTATCTTCTGGGGGCGAATCCCAGGGGAAGGTCGTATGTCGTGGGCTTCGGGGTGAACCCGCCCACGCAGCCGCACCACAGAGGCGCGTCCACGCCGGTTCTGAAGCCCGGGACCGTGGTGAACTGCGGGATGAGCTTCGGGGACTGGTTCGCGCCCGACCGGCCTAACCCGAACGAGCTCACGGGCGCCATCATGGGCGGGCCGGATGGGAACGATGAGTTTGTGGATAAGCGGAATGCGTCGTCGTGCACGGAGCCTTGCACTTATATTAACTCGCTTTCGATTGGACCGCTCGCGGCGCTCGCTGTGCGCGGCAATGATCTCGTTGCTAGCCAGTGA
- the LOC100842346 gene encoding uncharacterized protein LOC100842346 has product MSIALKSGPGLGGGGGGARFGRVGRCGAYVASPPSSAGRGGSSSLGARDSDSPAAAAQWEWDGEEVEGGDGEVQSSYKGPFDTMDALQEALPYRKQVSKFYNGKSGSFPKPPDAMIASPPLKGLPKPGTPSPPLKGLPKADTPSPRKRKGLLPFSFKWGKAQNKEVFPEDDVVDSPSTCRRMTLSPAATSSSGSNSGSDDEAQKLPPRRPHRRPGNATGVFASPPAPRPPKLFPAHMRSQSMRDLQDETDSTVMVSPRDKRRKN; this is encoded by the exons ATGTCGATCGCACTGAAGAGCGGACCCGGGctaggcggtggcggcggcggggcccgGTTCGGCCGTGTCGGCCGCTGCGGCGCCTACgtggcctcgccgccgtcgtcggcggggcgcggcggctcGTCGTCGCTGGGGGCGCGGGACAGTGAcagcccggcggcggcggcgcagtggGAGTGGGAcggggaggaggtcgagggcggcgacggcgaggtgcagAGCTCGTACAAGGGGCCATTCGACACCATGGACGCGCTCCAGGAGGCCCTGCCCTACAG GAAACAAGTATCCAAGTTCTACAATGGCAAGTCCGGATCTTTCCCAAAGCCTCCAGATGCTATGATTGCATCTCCTCCACTAAAGGGCCTTCCAAAGCCAGGCACCCCATCTCCTCCACTAAAGGGCCTTCCAAAGGCAGACACTCCATCTCCTAGGAAGCGCAAAGGTCTTCTTCCATTCAGTTTCAAGTGGGGCAAAGCACAGAACAAAGAAGTATTCCCTGAAGATGACGTCGTGGACAGCCCCTCGACTTGCAGGAGGATGACACTGTCTCCGGCCGCCACAAGCAGCTCTGGGAGCAACAGTGGCAGTGATGATGAAGCTCAGAAGCTgcctccccgtcgcccacaCAGAAGGCCTGGCAACGCCACGGGCGTCTTTGCCTCCCCGCCCGCACCTCGTCCACCGAAGCTGTTCCCTGCCCACATGAGATCTCAGTCGATGCGCGATCTGCAGGATGAGACGGACTCAACGGTCATGGTCTCTCCCAGGGACAAGCGTAGGAAGAACTAG
- the LOC100843973 gene encoding uncharacterized protein LOC100843973 has product MSHERGGAASSFAVPASEEDALFIDLLHEAPLSGHREPRSIVSGTLYCIVLAGYAAVTVSAPWIFLLVPDMVPPLLCSSNVILLLLTGIFEQYWVHQVRKVRLQGYYDFSQKLKRIARLPFATIAYGTGLMLLIIVWQPLVQILSVSLLLRIAIVVEAICAGLFMGLYIWYIHKYNSLNGQPDILRSLYSALQPSNTLEDRRYYDGRLSDQQMALLQYQRENIHYLSEEVLRLQECLSKYQRTDVGNTPQVDLAHLLASRDQELRALSAEMNQVHSELHLARGLIDEKDSEIQRIRVSNNQYVEENDRLRAILGEWSARAAKLERALEAERMSNIELRKNIAKFRGQLHKEQRA; this is encoded by the exons ATGTCGCACgagcggggcggcgcggcgtcctccttcgccgTCCCCGCCTCCGAGGAGGACGCGCT GTTTATTGATTTACTACATGAAGCCCCCCTATCTGGTCATCGAGAGCCTAGAAGCATAGTTAGTGGTACTTTGTACTGTATCGTGTTG GCAGGTTATGCTGCTGTTACTGTGTCGGCTCCATGGATATTTCTTCTTGTACCAGACATGGTCCCTCCGTTGCTGTGCAGCTCCAATGTTATCCTTCTGCTTCTTACAG GCATTTTTGAGCAATATTGGGTTCACCAAGTCAGGAAAGTGAGGTTGCAG GGCTATTACGATTTTAGCCAGAAACTGAAGCGCATTGCTCGACTCCCATTTGCCACTATTGCATATG GCACTGGTTTAATGCTCTTGATCATAGTCTGGCAGCCTCTCGTACAGATACTATCAGTTTCACTGTTGCTAAG GATTGCTATTGTGGTTGAAGCAATATGTGCTGGATTGTTTATGGGCTTATACATAT GGTATATCCACAAATACAACTCTTTGAATGGGCAGCCTGATATCTTGCGGTCATTATATTCTGCGCTTCAACCATCTAATACTTTGGAAGATCGAAG ATATTATGATGGACGTCTTTCTGATCAGCAGATGGCATTACTTCAATACCAACGGGAGAATATACATTACCTGAGTGAGGAG GTGTTGCGCTTGCAAGAATGCTTAAGCAAATACCAGAGAACTGATGTTGGGAACACTCCTCAG GTTGATCTTGCCCATCTTTTGGCATCCCGTGACCAAGAACTTCGAGCACTCTCAGCCGAG ATGAATCAAGTGCATTCAGAGCTTCACCTTGCTCGTGGTCTGATCGATGAAAAGGACTCAGAGATCCAACGTATTCGTGTGAGCAACAATCAG TATGTTGAAGAAAATGATAGACTCAGAGCTATTCTTGGAGAATGGAGTGCTCGAGCAGCAAAG CTTGAACGGGCACTGGAGGCGGAGCGAATGTCAAACATCGAACTGCGGAAGAACATTGCAAAATTTCGGGGCCAATTGCACAAGGAGCAACGTGCCTGA